One window of Desulfarculus baarsii DSM 2075 genomic DNA carries:
- a CDS encoding MFS transporter, producing MRSSRKYVLLAGLYVAQTLPGHFFSNVFPVVLREHGASLASIGYLQVIGLPWLLKFLWAPLVDRLVGPRGLHARVIVALEALFCLSTLALAFVDFRAHFALVVGLMTLSYAFAATQDVAVDALAIRLLSQRERGPGNAVQTGGNIVGALLGTAGGLALYQLIGWSGVLIALALALLPPLLPLAGLGRRAAGAVGPPSRHGGMLGFFGQPGAKRWSLIMLASHGGSMASMMMSKPLLVDLGFSAVGIGLLTGVYGLGLGLVGAWAGGRIIVGLGRKAALALGCLLSAVAAASLAPLALGLVSGPYLLTGLGLSGVGLGLTMTAVNTIAMDFARSGHEGADYSLQVAISMLGGGVVMGASGVLAQALGYLGLFALCALLCLGAAGLAWFFFRERRPAAATSG from the coding sequence GTGCGGTCTTCGCGCAAATATGTTTTGCTGGCCGGGCTTTACGTGGCCCAGACCTTGCCCGGCCATTTTTTCAGCAATGTCTTTCCCGTGGTGCTGCGCGAGCATGGGGCCAGCCTGGCCAGCATCGGCTACTTGCAGGTCATCGGCCTGCCGTGGCTGCTCAAGTTCCTCTGGGCCCCGCTGGTCGATCGCCTGGTCGGCCCGCGGGGCCTGCACGCCAGGGTCATCGTGGCGCTGGAGGCGCTGTTTTGCCTGAGCACGCTGGCCCTGGCCTTTGTCGATTTCCGCGCCCATTTCGCGCTGGTGGTGGGGCTGATGACGCTGTCCTACGCCTTTGCCGCCACCCAGGACGTGGCTGTCGACGCCCTGGCCATCCGGCTGCTCAGCCAGCGCGAGCGCGGCCCCGGCAACGCCGTGCAGACCGGCGGCAACATCGTCGGCGCGCTTTTGGGCACGGCCGGCGGCCTGGCGCTATACCAGCTCATCGGTTGGTCGGGCGTGCTGATCGCCCTGGCCCTGGCCCTGCTGCCGCCGCTGCTGCCCCTGGCCGGCCTGGGCCGCCGGGCGGCTGGCGCGGTGGGGCCGCCCTCGCGTCACGGCGGGATGCTGGGCTTTTTCGGCCAGCCCGGGGCCAAGCGCTGGAGCTTGATCATGCTGGCCTCCCACGGCGGCAGCATGGCCAGCATGATGATGAGCAAGCCGCTGCTGGTTGATCTTGGTTTTTCGGCGGTGGGCATCGGCCTGCTCACCGGCGTCTACGGCCTGGGCCTGGGCCTGGTCGGGGCCTGGGCCGGCGGCCGAATCATCGTGGGGCTGGGCCGCAAGGCCGCCCTGGCCCTGGGTTGCCTGCTGAGCGCGGTGGCCGCCGCGTCGCTTGCGCCCCTGGCCCTGGGCCTGGTCAGCGGGCCGTATTTGCTGACCGGCCTGGGGCTTTCGGGCGTGGGGCTGGGCCTGACCATGACCGCCGTCAACACCATCGCCATGGATTTCGCCCGCTCGGGTCACGAAGGCGCGGACTACAGCCTACAGGTGGCCATCTCCATGCTGGGCGGCGGGGTGGTGATGGGCGCCAGCGGCGTGCTGGCCCAGGCGCTGGGCTATCTGGGGCTGTTCGCGCTGTGCGCCCTGCTCTGCCTGGGCGCGGCCGGGCTGGCCTGGTTTTTTTTCCGCGAGCGCCGGCCGGCCGCCGCCACGAGCGGTTAA
- a CDS encoding class I SAM-dependent methyltransferase produces the protein MSEIFGGFIDDTARRPRGQWARKHYGQPKSHMRAFEAAMAALAPRGDDVYLEIGCGGGYFLDMVLAKVQRAAAIDHSADMAALARQKNQRAVEQGRLEVVHGDAEKLPWPDESFTCTANTAMWFFVRRPEAVLAELRRVLKPGGRIVIATARKSLLNRLLWAVYGLNLYDDQQMAGMLGRAGFVEIKIERQGLLGQLATARKA, from the coding sequence ATGAGTGAGATTTTTGGCGGATTCATCGACGACACGGCGCGGCGGCCGCGCGGCCAGTGGGCGCGCAAGCACTACGGCCAGCCCAAAAGCCACATGCGGGCCTTCGAGGCGGCGATGGCGGCCCTGGCCCCGCGCGGCGACGATGTCTATCTGGAGATCGGCTGCGGCGGCGGTTATTTTCTGGACATGGTCCTGGCCAAGGTCCAGCGGGCGGCGGCCATCGACCACAGCGCCGACATGGCCGCGCTGGCCCGCCAGAAAAACCAGCGCGCCGTGGAGCAGGGTCGGTTGGAGGTCGTCCACGGCGACGCCGAAAAGCTGCCCTGGCCCGACGAGAGCTTCACCTGCACGGCCAACACGGCCATGTGGTTTTTCGTGCGCCGTCCCGAGGCGGTGCTGGCCGAGTTGCGCCGCGTGCTGAAGCCGGGCGGGCGCATCGTCATCGCCACGGCGCGCAAGTCGCTACTCAACAGGCTGCTGTGGGCGGTCTATGGGCTCAATCTCTACGACGACCAACAGATGGCCGGCATGCTGGGCCGGGCCGGCTTTGTCGAGATAAAGATAGAACGGCAGGGGCTGTTGGGCCAGTTGGCCACGGCCCGCAAGGCCTGA
- the yihA gene encoding ribosome biogenesis GTP-binding protein YihA/YsxC, giving the protein MDFVLHESAFMQSAVGPGGYPEPGPPEFAFAGRSNVGKSSLINCLLRRKNLVKVSQRPGRTQQINFFALNNDALRFVDLPGYGFAKVPLAIKAGWKKMIESYLESRPTLKAVVVIVDIRREPSPDDLMLLGWLLSLGLPAVVAVTKADKLSRNQAAQRLAKLRPQLAPYDAAPVVCSAVTGQGRQELWERLLARLAD; this is encoded by the coding sequence ATGGATTTTGTCCTGCACGAGAGCGCCTTCATGCAATCGGCCGTGGGCCCCGGCGGCTATCCCGAGCCAGGCCCGCCCGAGTTCGCCTTTGCCGGCCGCTCCAACGTGGGCAAAAGCTCGCTGATCAACTGCCTGCTGCGCCGCAAAAACCTGGTCAAGGTCTCCCAGCGGCCGGGCCGCACCCAGCAGATCAACTTTTTCGCGCTAAACAACGACGCCCTGCGCTTTGTCGATCTGCCCGGCTATGGTTTCGCCAAGGTGCCCCTGGCGATCAAGGCCGGCTGGAAAAAGATGATCGAATCGTATCTGGAGAGCCGGCCGACCCTGAAGGCGGTGGTGGTCATCGTCGATATCCGCCGCGAACCCAGCCCCGACGACCTGATGCTCCTGGGCTGGCTGCTTTCGCTGGGCCTGCCCGCCGTGGTGGCCGTGACCAAGGCCGACAAGCTCTCGCGCAACCAGGCGGCCCAGCGCCTGGCCAAGCTGCGGCCCCAACTGGCCCCCTACGACGCCGCGCCGGTGGTCTGTTCGGCCGTGACCGGCCAGGGCCGCCAAGAGCTGTGGGAGCGCCTGCTGGCCCGCCTGGCCGACTGA
- the hisI gene encoding phosphoribosyl-AMP cyclohydrolase: MIELDFTKTGGLIPAIAQDAASGQVLMLAFINQQAWQKTLETGEAHYWSRSRQELWHKGGTSGHVQKIKAIYVDCDLDAVVYQVEQIGGAACHTGMRSCFYRRVEGDALVSEGERVFDPKEVYGK, encoded by the coding sequence ATGATCGAGCTCGATTTCACCAAGACGGGCGGCCTGATCCCGGCCATCGCCCAGGACGCGGCCAGCGGCCAGGTGCTGATGCTGGCCTTCATCAACCAACAGGCCTGGCAAAAAACCCTGGAGACCGGCGAGGCCCACTATTGGTCGCGCAGCCGCCAGGAACTGTGGCACAAGGGCGGCACCAGCGGCCACGTCCAGAAGATCAAGGCCATCTACGTCGATTGCGACCTGGACGCGGTGGTCTATCAGGTCGAGCAGATCGGCGGCGCGGCCTGCCACACGGGCATGCGCAGTTGTTTCTACCGCCGGGTGGAGGGCGACGCCCTGGTCAGCGAAGGCGAGCGGGTTTTCGATCCCAAGGAGGTCTACGGCAAATGA
- a CDS encoding pyridoxal phosphate-dependent aminotransferase — MGVSRRAGDLPPFIVMDVLERAQELQAQGRDIIHLEVGEPDFDTPEAIKAAAQKAMTGGQTHYTHSLGLLELRQAIAAHYGRRYGVTVDPGRVLVSSGTSPAMLLMFAALIEPGQGHEVILSDPCYACYPNFINFVGGQVARVPVAEDDAFQYRPEAIAAAMNAKTRAIVINSPANPTGQLLDAGRMAAIAALAPGRPGGPYVVSDEIYHGLVYEGREHSILEFTQDAFVLGGFSKLHAMTGWRLGYLIMPQAYVRPLQKMHQNFAICAPSMAQWAGVAALTQAEDDLARMVGVYAQRRRVMIDGLRGLGFKIPHEPCGAFYVLTRCDHLDPDDYRLAFHILENAGVAVTPGRDFGPGGHGFLRFSYANSQENILRAMARLAEYLARFYPNRAGG, encoded by the coding sequence ATGGGAGTGAGCCGCCGCGCCGGCGATCTGCCGCCGTTCATCGTCATGGACGTGCTGGAGCGGGCCCAGGAGCTGCAAGCCCAGGGCCGCGACATCATCCACCTGGAGGTGGGCGAGCCCGATTTCGACACGCCGGAGGCCATCAAGGCCGCCGCCCAAAAGGCCATGACCGGCGGCCAGACCCACTACACCCATTCGCTGGGCCTGCTGGAGCTGCGCCAGGCCATCGCCGCCCATTATGGCCGGCGCTACGGCGTCACGGTCGACCCCGGGCGCGTCCTGGTCAGCAGCGGCACCAGCCCGGCCATGCTCTTGATGTTCGCCGCGCTCATCGAGCCGGGCCAGGGCCACGAGGTCATCCTCAGCGACCCGTGCTACGCCTGCTACCCCAACTTCATCAATTTCGTGGGCGGCCAAGTGGCCCGCGTGCCCGTGGCCGAGGACGACGCCTTTCAATATCGGCCCGAGGCCATCGCCGCGGCCATGAACGCCAAGACCAGGGCCATCGTCATCAATTCTCCGGCCAACCCCACCGGCCAGTTGCTCGACGCCGGGCGCATGGCGGCCATCGCCGCCCTGGCCCCCGGCCGGCCCGGCGGGCCCTACGTGGTCAGCGACGAGATCTACCACGGCCTGGTCTACGAGGGCCGCGAGCACTCCATCCTGGAATTTACCCAAGACGCCTTCGTGCTGGGCGGCTTTTCCAAGCTGCACGCCATGACCGGCTGGCGGCTGGGCTATCTGATCATGCCCCAGGCCTACGTGCGGCCGCTGCAAAAGATGCACCAAAACTTCGCCATCTGCGCGCCCAGCATGGCCCAATGGGCCGGCGTGGCCGCCCTGACCCAGGCCGAGGACGATTTGGCGCGCATGGTGGGCGTCTACGCCCAGCGGCGGCGGGTGATGATCGACGGCTTGCGCGGCCTGGGCTTCAAGATCCCCCACGAGCCCTGCGGCGCGTTCTACGTGCTCACGCGCTGCGACCACCTGGACCCCGACGACTATCGCCTGGCTTTTCATATCCTGGAAAACGCCGGCGTGGCCGTGACGCCGGGCCGCGACTTCGGCCCCGGCGGCCATGGTTTCCTGCGCTTCAGCTACGCCAACAGCCAGGAAAACATCCTGCGGGCCATGGCGCGCCTGGCCGAGTATCTGGCGCGCTTTTATCCCAACCGCGCGGGGGGCTAG
- the hisG gene encoding ATP phosphoribosyltransferase: MKQPLKLGIPKGSLQEATVRLFAKAGWRINVNGRSYFPEIDDVDIECSLCRAQEMSLYVENGTLDAGITGRDWILENSSDVHYVEELIYSKVSSRPARWVLAVDKESGIETEADLAGKRVATEMVNFTKRYFAERDIPVAVQFSWGATEAKVVNGLADAIVEVTETGSTIRAHGLKIIKELMQSTTQLIANHAAWRDDEKRAKISQIALLLKAALVAEKLVGLKMNVPKIKFQDIVDTLPSLNAPTVAPLYNSDWFAVETIVEESKVRDLVPLLIARGAEGIIEYSLNKVI; encoded by the coding sequence ATGAAACAGCCCCTGAAACTGGGAATCCCCAAGGGCAGCCTGCAAGAGGCCACCGTGCGCCTTTTCGCCAAGGCCGGCTGGCGCATCAACGTCAACGGCCGCAGCTACTTTCCCGAGATCGACGACGTCGACATCGAATGCAGTCTCTGCCGGGCCCAGGAGATGAGCCTCTACGTCGAAAACGGCACCCTGGACGCCGGAATCACCGGCCGCGACTGGATCCTGGAAAATTCTTCCGACGTGCACTACGTCGAAGAGCTGATCTACTCCAAGGTCTCCTCGCGGCCGGCCCGCTGGGTGCTGGCCGTCGACAAGGAATCGGGCATCGAGACCGAGGCCGACCTGGCCGGCAAACGGGTGGCCACCGAGATGGTCAACTTCACCAAGCGCTATTTCGCCGAGCGCGACATCCCCGTTGCGGTGCAGTTTTCGTGGGGGGCCACCGAGGCCAAGGTGGTCAACGGCCTGGCCGACGCCATCGTTGAAGTCACCGAGACCGGCTCGACCATCCGCGCCCACGGCCTGAAGATCATCAAGGAGCTGATGCAGTCGACCACCCAGCTCATCGCCAACCACGCCGCCTGGCGCGATGACGAAAAGCGGGCCAAGATCAGCCAGATAGCCCTGCTCCTCAAGGCGGCCCTGGTCGCCGAAAAGCTGGTGGGCCTGAAAATGAACGTGCCCAAGATCAAGTTCCAGGACATCGTCGACACCCTGCCCAGCCTCAACGCGCCCACCGTGGCCCCGCTCTACAACAGCGACTGGTTCGCCGTGGAGACCATCGTCGAGGAAAGCAAGGTGCGCGACCTGGTGCCGTTGCTCATCGCCCGGGGGGCCGAGGGCATCATCGAATACTCGCTCAACAAGGTCATCTAG
- a CDS encoding PAS domain S-box protein: MKRYLGAVLPALLSVILFGVTVFGFLLPEVESQIIAKKREMIRELTNTVWNILATYDAQVRGGLLDKDEAQRRALGRIRALRYGPEGKDYFWVNGLNEVMIMHPYRMDLEGQRLPQFKDIKGKDLLHAFVDVARQHGEGFVSYYWQWKDEPGQLKEKTSYIKLFQPWGWVVGTGLYKDDVEAEMRAMNRDMSLVGAAVLLLVTLLSGYLTYREMRAEGERAAAQEVLRQTLDKYRAVLEASPDPVIVYNYVGLVDYVNPAFSRVFGWRADEVLGGKIDFVPDDEKEATLAAINAVYDHPDGLLSFESRRLTRDGRARNVMVSLAVYRGDGGAPLGMVVNLTDITSMKRSAEALRESEEKFRSISANALDGVVMIDPQGRITFWNQAATAIFGYAADETLGRELHPLLAPPRYHADYVKAFAEFGDSGTGKAVGRMLELVARRKNGQEFPAELSVSSLQLHGQWYAVGIVRDITERKQAEEALRQSESRYRTILETVPYSIAISDLRSGANLEINDGFCLLSGHSRQDALGKTALDLGLYNRPEDHLTLRDQLERDGEINGQPVTYRAKDGRLLECLVSVRRFVYAGRPCLLSVAQDVSALRQAEREQARLQAQLQRAQRMEAIGTLAGGVAHDFNNILQAISGYTQLIGGHPGLDQKVRRYAEDIDLAARRATDLVKRLLTFSRKVEPALQKVDLNRQIDHAVAMLERTIPKMVRITTRLDPDLKAVKADPGQMEQVLMNLGTNARDAMPEGGELMIETQNVRAEDLSPGAACQLTADEYVMLRVSDSGMGMDAETQKKIFDPFFTTKGVGQGTGLGLSIVYGIIEGHGGRISCYSQPGQGTVFEICLPVADDSLTEREAPEVVTVRQAQSNGETILVVDDEAAILDVSTELLQGAGYKVITARCGEDALEIYRTRGQAISLVIMDLGMPGMGGQRALQELKRLDPEVKVLISSGYSGDGPVKDSLAAGALGFIMKPYRLGDLLEKAHLAIQG, encoded by the coding sequence ATGAAGCGTTACCTTGGAGCTGTTCTGCCCGCTCTGCTCAGCGTGATCCTCTTCGGGGTCACGGTTTTCGGCTTTTTGCTGCCGGAAGTGGAGTCGCAGATCATCGCCAAGAAGCGCGAAATGATTCGCGAGCTGACCAACACCGTCTGGAACATCCTGGCAACCTACGACGCCCAGGTGCGCGGTGGCCTCTTGGACAAGGACGAGGCCCAGCGCCGGGCCCTGGGCCGCATCCGCGCGCTGCGCTACGGCCCCGAGGGCAAGGACTACTTTTGGGTCAACGGCCTGAACGAAGTCATGATCATGCACCCTTACCGCATGGACCTGGAAGGCCAGCGCCTGCCCCAGTTCAAGGACATCAAGGGTAAGGATCTGCTGCACGCCTTTGTCGACGTGGCCCGCCAACATGGCGAGGGTTTTGTCTCCTACTATTGGCAATGGAAGGACGAACCCGGCCAGCTCAAGGAAAAAACGTCATACATCAAGCTGTTCCAGCCCTGGGGCTGGGTGGTCGGCACCGGCCTCTACAAAGACGACGTGGAAGCCGAGATGCGGGCCATGAACCGCGATATGAGCCTGGTGGGCGCGGCGGTGCTGCTTTTGGTCACGCTGCTTTCGGGCTATCTGACCTATCGCGAGATGCGCGCCGAGGGCGAACGCGCGGCGGCCCAGGAGGTGTTGCGCCAGACACTGGACAAGTACCGCGCCGTGCTGGAAGCCTCGCCAGACCCGGTAATCGTCTACAATTACGTTGGGTTGGTCGATTACGTCAACCCGGCTTTCAGCCGCGTCTTCGGTTGGCGGGCCGACGAGGTGCTGGGCGGCAAGATCGATTTCGTGCCCGACGACGAAAAAGAGGCCACCCTGGCGGCGATCAACGCCGTCTACGACCACCCCGACGGCCTGTTGTCGTTCGAATCGCGCCGCCTGACCAGGGACGGCCGGGCGCGCAACGTCATGGTCAGCCTGGCCGTTTATCGCGGCGATGGCGGCGCGCCCCTGGGCATGGTCGTCAACCTCACCGACATCACCAGCATGAAGCGCTCGGCCGAGGCCCTGCGCGAGAGCGAGGAAAAATTCCGCAGCATCAGCGCCAACGCCCTCGACGGCGTGGTGATGATCGACCCCCAGGGCCGCATCACTTTCTGGAACCAGGCCGCCACGGCCATCTTCGGCTACGCCGCCGACGAGACCTTGGGCCGCGAGCTGCACCCGCTGCTGGCCCCGCCGCGCTATCACGCCGATTACGTCAAGGCCTTCGCCGAATTCGGCGACAGCGGCACGGGCAAAGCCGTCGGCCGCATGCTGGAGCTGGTGGCCCGGCGCAAGAACGGCCAGGAGTTTCCGGCCGAGCTTTCGGTTTCGTCTTTGCAACTGCACGGCCAGTGGTACGCCGTGGGCATCGTCCGCGACATCACCGAGCGCAAGCAGGCCGAGGAGGCCCTGCGCCAGAGCGAATCGCGCTATCGCACGATCCTGGAGACGGTGCCCTACTCCATCGCCATCAGCGATCTGCGCAGCGGGGCCAATCTGGAGATCAACGACGGCTTCTGCCTGCTTTCGGGCCATTCCCGCCAGGATGCCCTGGGCAAGACCGCCCTGGATCTGGGCCTCTACAACCGGCCCGAGGATCATCTGACCCTGCGCGACCAGTTGGAGCGCGACGGCGAGATCAACGGCCAACCCGTGACCTATCGGGCCAAGGACGGCCGCTTGCTGGAGTGCCTGGTCTCGGTGCGGCGCTTTGTCTACGCCGGCCGTCCCTGCCTGCTCTCGGTGGCCCAGGACGTCAGCGCCCTGCGCCAGGCCGAACGCGAGCAGGCCCGCCTGCAGGCCCAGTTGCAACGGGCTCAGCGCATGGAGGCCATCGGCACCCTGGCCGGCGGCGTGGCCCACGATTTCAACAACATCCTCCAGGCCATCAGCGGTTACACCCAGCTCATCGGCGGCCACCCGGGCCTGGATCAGAAAGTCCGCCGCTACGCCGAGGACATCGACCTGGCCGCCCGTCGGGCCACCGACCTGGTCAAGCGCCTGCTGACCTTCAGCCGCAAGGTCGAGCCGGCCCTGCAGAAGGTCGACCTCAACCGCCAGATCGACCACGCCGTGGCCATGCTGGAGCGCACCATCCCCAAGATGGTGCGCATCACCACCCGCCTGGACCCGGACCTCAAGGCCGTCAAGGCCGACCCCGGCCAGATGGAGCAGGTGCTGATGAACCTGGGCACCAACGCCCGCGACGCCATGCCCGAAGGCGGCGAGCTGATGATCGAAACGCAAAACGTCCGCGCCGAGGATCTTTCTCCCGGCGCGGCCTGTCAACTCACCGCCGACGAGTATGTCATGCTGCGCGTCTCCGACAGCGGCATGGGCATGGACGCCGAGACGCAAAAAAAGATCTTCGACCCCTTTTTCACCACCAAGGGCGTGGGCCAGGGCACCGGCTTGGGTTTGTCCATCGTCTATGGCATAATTGAAGGCCACGGCGGCCGCATCTCGTGCTACAGCCAGCCCGGCCAGGGCACGGTTTTCGAGATCTGCCTGCCGGTGGCGGACGATTCGCTGACGGAGCGGGAGGCGCCGGAGGTGGTGACGGTCAGGCAGGCCCAGAGCAACGGCGAAACGATCCTGGTCGTCGACGACGAGGCGGCCATCCTCGATGTGAGCACCGAGCTGCTGCAAGGGGCCGGCTACAAGGTGATCACCGCCCGTTGTGGCGAGGACGCCCTGGAGATCTACCGCACCCGCGGCCAAGCCATCAGCCTGGTGATCATGGACCTGGGCATGCCCGGCATGGGCGGCCAGCGGGCCCTACAGGAACTCAAGCGTCTGGACCCCGAGGTCAAGGTGCTCATCTCCAGCGGCTACTCCGGCGACGGACCGGTCAAGGACAGCCTGGCGGCCGGGGCCTTGGGTTTCATCATGAAGCCCTACCGCCTGGGCGACCTGCTGGAAAAGGCCCACCTGGCCATCCAGGGCTGA
- a CDS encoding glutaredoxin family protein, which translates to MANVAIKMYTLSTCSHCKSAKKLLNDNDIKYDMFEVDTCSPDERNKLIDEVRMYNPGCSFPTIVIGDKVIVGYREQEIKEALGL; encoded by the coding sequence ATGGCCAACGTCGCGATCAAGATGTACACCCTCAGCACCTGCAGCCACTGCAAGAGCGCCAAGAAGCTCTTGAATGACAACGATATCAAATACGACATGTTCGAGGTCGACACCTGCTCGCCCGACGAGCGCAACAAGCTCATCGACGAGGTGCGCATGTACAACCCCGGCTGCTCGTTCCCCACTATTGTCATCGGCGACAAGGTCATCGTGGGCTATCGTGAGCAGGAGATCAAGGAGGCGCTGGGCCTATGA
- a CDS encoding helix-turn-helix transcriptional regulator — MLQPAIQPDAAQAWPAAVAPRWLGGRSAAPPDFRLRDPQAQTWTDLADLPGHWGLALERGLSLHTAAFSFARAGEYAFEVSDAKLNFSFCTAGQSLTDVQIGPKRLRGVSQAPSVFTASFLPQAHGVWRPMAGDCRLIGLSMARRDFARLWRECAPQAPGPGFDPFFVGAAVTPEIARAMGGVSQALAERPASALLLQCRALELMILAIRQLARRWADRPERGVPLSPRDVENLRAARQVLLDNLADPPSLAQLARRVGVNECKLKQGFRQMFGETPYGLLRQARLERAKGLLEAGEMNVCEASLAVGYANPGNFIGLFKRRFGQTPGEVRALALRAAPSPRP, encoded by the coding sequence TTGTTGCAGCCCGCTATTCAACCAGACGCCGCCCAGGCTTGGCCCGCGGCGGTCGCGCCGAGGTGGCTCGGTGGCCGGAGCGCCGCGCCACCTGATTTTCGTCTGCGCGATCCCCAGGCCCAGACCTGGACGGACCTGGCCGACCTGCCCGGCCACTGGGGCCTGGCCCTCGAGCGGGGCCTGAGCCTGCACACGGCCGCTTTCAGCTTTGCCCGGGCCGGCGAATACGCCTTCGAAGTCAGCGACGCCAAGCTGAATTTTTCCTTTTGCACCGCCGGCCAATCGCTGACCGACGTGCAGATCGGCCCCAAGCGCCTGCGCGGGGTGAGCCAGGCCCCGTCGGTTTTCACCGCCTCGTTCCTGCCCCAGGCCCACGGGGTCTGGCGGCCCATGGCCGGCGATTGCCGCCTGATCGGCCTGAGCATGGCCCGCCGCGACTTTGCCCGGCTTTGGCGCGAGTGCGCCCCCCAGGCCCCCGGCCCCGGTTTTGATCCGTTTTTCGTTGGCGCGGCGGTGACGCCCGAGATCGCCCGGGCCATGGGTGGGGTGAGCCAGGCCCTGGCCGAGCGGCCGGCCTCGGCGTTGCTGCTGCAATGCCGGGCCCTGGAGCTGATGATCCTGGCCATCCGGCAGTTGGCGCGGCGCTGGGCCGATCGCCCGGAGCGCGGCGTGCCCCTGTCGCCCCGCGACGTGGAAAACCTGCGCGCCGCCCGCCAGGTGTTGCTCGACAACCTGGCCGACCCGCCGTCGCTGGCCCAGTTGGCCCGCCGTGTCGGCGTCAACGAGTGCAAGCTCAAGCAGGGCTTTCGCCAGATGTTCGGCGAAACGCCCTATGGCCTGCTGCGTCAGGCGCGCCTGGAGCGGGCCAAGGGCCTGCTGGAGGCCGGCGAGATGAACGTCTGCGAGGCCAGCCTGGCCGTGGGCTACGCCAACCCCGGCAATTTCATCGGCCTGTTCAAGAGGCGCTTCGGCCAGACCCCCGGCGAGGTCCGGGCCCTGGCCCTGCGCGCGGCCCCTTCCCCCCGCCCCTGA
- a CDS encoding ferredoxin-thioredoxin reductase catalytic domain-containing protein, with protein MTPRELYDALKKVQEPKGYFFNKDREFVLDMMQALLTNKERYGYMNCPCRLASGDRSKDADIICPCAYRAADVAQYGACYCALYVSAAWNEGKLPNEYVPERRPPEKMAF; from the coding sequence ATGACGCCGCGCGAACTTTACGACGCGCTGAAGAAAGTCCAGGAGCCCAAGGGCTATTTTTTCAACAAGGACCGCGAGTTTGTCCTGGACATGATGCAGGCGCTGTTGACCAACAAGGAGCGCTACGGCTACATGAACTGCCCCTGCCGCCTGGCCTCGGGCGACCGGAGCAAGGACGCCGACATCATCTGCCCCTGCGCCTACCGCGCCGCCGACGTGGCCCAATACGGCGCGTGCTACTGCGCGCTCTACGTCAGCGCCGCGTGGAACGAAGGCAAGCTGCCCAACGAGTACGTGCCCGAGCGCCGTCCGCCCGAGAAGATGGCCTTCTGA
- a CDS encoding acetyl-CoA C-acetyltransferase: protein MREVVIVGYLRTAQSRSRPNDPARDWFHKLRADELLGTLLPELVKKVGIDAKEIDDFLVGSAQGVAENWSYGGRTPIFLANLPETISAKFVDQQCGSAMAGVQIGFMEIAQGFADTVMVGGMEHMTRIPMGGPTIERGIIAPNMGLYMDPKYKHWDMANSFNMGMTAEKLFGMNEDISVDDMNNWAVRSHQLAAKAQAEGFFDGEILPIEAPQADGSVMTVKIDQAVRGETSLEELRGLRPAFKKDGVITAGVSSPLNAAATSMMLMSKEKAQKLGLKPLATIRSIGFAGVDPTIMGAGPVPASQKALDYLGLKPQDIDFWEINEAFAIVVLNCIKHLGLDPERVNVMGGGLAIGHPLGATGNRLVGTLARILEAKGGRWGCANACVGGGQGVAMIIEREDY from the coding sequence ATGAGAGAAGTAGTCATCGTCGGTTACCTTCGCACCGCCCAGTCCCGCTCGCGGCCAAACGACCCCGCCCGCGACTGGTTCCACAAGCTGCGGGCCGACGAGTTGCTGGGCACGCTGCTGCCCGAGTTGGTCAAGAAAGTGGGCATCGACGCCAAGGAGATCGACGACTTCCTGGTCGGTTCGGCCCAGGGCGTGGCCGAAAACTGGTCCTACGGCGGCCGTACGCCGATCTTCCTGGCCAACCTGCCCGAGACCATCAGCGCCAAGTTCGTCGACCAGCAGTGCGGTTCGGCCATGGCCGGCGTGCAGATCGGCTTCATGGAGATCGCCCAGGGCTTCGCCGACACGGTCATGGTCGGCGGCATGGAGCACATGACGCGCATCCCCATGGGCGGCCCGACCATCGAGCGGGGCATCATCGCCCCCAACATGGGCCTCTACATGGATCCCAAGTACAAACACTGGGACATGGCCAACTCGTTCAACATGGGCATGACCGCCGAGAAGCTCTTTGGCATGAACGAGGACATCAGCGTCGATGACATGAACAACTGGGCCGTGCGCAGCCATCAGCTGGCCGCCAAGGCCCAGGCCGAGGGTTTCTTCGACGGCGAGATCCTGCCCATCGAGGCGCCCCAGGCCGACGGCAGCGTCATGACCGTCAAGATCGACCAGGCCGTGCGCGGCGAGACCAGCCTGGAAGAGCTGCGCGGCCTGCGCCCGGCCTTCAAGAAAGACGGCGTGATCACCGCCGGCGTGTCCTCGCCCCTCAACGCCGCGGCCACCTCGATGATGCTCATGAGCAAGGAAAAGGCCCAGAAGCTTGGTCTCAAGCCCCTGGCCACCATCCGCTCCATCGGCTTTGCCGGCGTCGACCCCACCATCATGGGCGCCGGCCCGGTGCCGGCCAGCCAGAAGGCCCTGGACTACCTGGGCCTCAAGCCCCAGGACATCGACTTCTGGGAGATCAACGAGGCCTTCGCCATCGTGGTGCTCAACTGCATCAAGCACCTGGGCCTGGACCCGGAGCGCGTCAACGTCATGGGCGGCGGCTTGGCCATCGGCCATCCCCTGGGCGCCACCGGCAACCGCCTGGTGGGCACCCTGGCCCGCATTCTCGAGGCCAAGGGCGGCCGCTGGGGCTGCGCCAACGCCTGCGTGGGCGGTGGTCAGGGCGTGGCCATGATCATCGAGCGCGAGGACTACTAG